The DNA sequence AGCACTTTTTGCTTGTGCTCGCGGTTGTTAATCAGTTCGCTCATGGTTGACCCTCCTCTGTTTTTCCGCCTGAATTATCCCAGGCTGTTAATTAACCGGGCTTTTGTCAGGACCGGTTTCTTCTCCCATTTCCTGGCGTAAAATCAGCATACCTTCCATGCTCTTGGGAAACCCTGCCGTCGGTGCCACCAGCATGATGGCGTGCTCGATTTCTTCCCTGGTGCACCCGGCTTTGACGGCTTTGATAATGTGGGTGCGCAGGGCATACTGGTACTGGCAGGCGGTGGAAACGGCTACCTTGATGAGCCAGCGGGTTTTTTCGTCTAAAGGACCGCTATCATGCAATATTTTACCATAATTTTCATAGGCATCGTAGACTTCCCCGTGCCTGTCCATGAAATATTTTAAGTTTCTTTCGATGACGTCCAACAGCAACACCTCCACCTGTAGCTGGTAATAGGTTGGCCTGCCGGGAGCAATCTTATGTACTGAAACCGGCTCCTAAAGACCACTTGAGGTGCACCTGGACCGCAAAGAAAAACAGGAGCCTGTGAGGCTAGGCTCCTGTGCCAATGCGGTTCAGTAACTCACCCTCCGGTGAGAAGCTGTAATTAAATTCTTCGAGTTGTTCCCAAGCACAATTGGGGTCAATGTCGTCGATTAAAGGTTTGGAAATGAACATTTCCGACAATTCCAGGGTGTTTTTAATCTGCACGATCCTGGCGTTTTCCGCGCTCACCTTGCGACCGGCGCATCTTAATGCCACTTCCATGGCCGCCTGGTCACTGGGCTGGACGATGGGGACAAAGCCCCTTTCCAGGAAAGTGCTGGTAATGACATTCGCATAGGTGACCTGGTAATCGATTTTGTCAGCCAGGCGGGCGGGAATCACATCCGCCAGGCCGACACCGAGGGCGTTCCCGTGGCTTTCCGGTGTCAGGTCAAGGCAGACAATCCGGCGGATGGTGGGATGTTCCGGTTGGCGGTTGAGGCGGATGCCCATCCGCCCGGTAATATTGGGATCCATCCCGACGCCGCTGATGTTTTTCCCCATTTCTTGAACGACCAAAAGGTCCATGTCCGATACCGGCAGGCGGGGCATGAGCCGGCGGGCCATTTGCAAAAGCCCCGGTTCTTCGGGAAGCATTTGTTCACTGGTGAGAAACTTGATGACGGCCGTTTGGTCTTTGGCGTTTTCCAGCACTGCCACCCCGCCCAAGATGGGAGCTTTGTTCAGGATGAGAGCACCCATTTCCGGAATCAGTTCTTCCAGTCCCATCAGGCCGTAACTGTGCACCAGTTGGGCTCCCTGGTGGTTGCCCAGGCCGATGACCATTTGTTTTACCAGGCCGCTTTCATAGGTGGCGTGAAAATCCGTGTGAGGTTTGACCCTATTTAACAGGATGATGCCGTCCAGGGAAGCGGCGATGCGGTCAAAATAAACCGGGATGTCATGGCGCACATGTCCCAGGCAAACTGTTTCCATGGAACTGGCAATGGGGGCTTGAATATATGCTTCGGTGATACCGTAGGAAGCCAGTACTTCCTTTTGACCTTCCGCCGTCGCACCGCCGTGGCTGCCCATGGCCGGGATGACCAGCGGTTCTGCGCCCTTCTGCCGCAAGAAATCGACCAGGGTTTTGACCATGAGGCTGATGTTGGCGATGCCCCGGCTGCCTACGGCAATGCCGATCCTGGCTCCCGGCTGCACCCGCAGCTCGGCGCCGGACAGCTGGTTTAACAGCTCACCTGCAACATTTTCGATGACCGGTGCCTCGAAGTCGAGACGAATTCTGACCATGGTGGGGAAGAGGGACATATCAGTGATTAACCTCCTTAAGTCGATTACATGATGCCTGCACTGGCCGCCAAAAGCTGGACGGGGTGCCTGACCTGAGCTTTGATGCCTCTTTGCTGTAGCCCGGCGGAGAGCTGCATGGTGCAAGCCGGGCAAGCTGTGGCCAGCACTTCCGCTCCCGTTTCGATAAAGTTATCTATTTTACCCTGAAGGATTTGTTTTGACATTTCCCCTTGGGTGAGGAAATATGACCCGGCGCCGCCGCAGCACCAGTCCGCCTGTTTCATTTCCACGAAAGTGAGGCCTGGAATGCTCTGCAGGATTTTACGGGGTTCCTCTTTGATGCCTAACCCGCGTACAAGATGGCATGGGTCGTGAAAGGTGACCCTTTTGTTTACGGGTTTTAATTCCGGGAGAGGCAAGTAGCGGGCAATGAACTGGTTCAGGTCCAGTACTTTTGCCGTAAAGGATTGTACTTGTTCCTGTTCCTCCGGGCCGAAGAAACGGGCGTATTCTTTCAGGGTGGAGGTGCAGGTGGCACAGTCGCTGACGATGTAGTCGCAGTTTTCCTGAATAAAATAGGTGACATTGGCTCTGGCTAAACGCTGGGCTTCTTCCAAGTCACCGGCGCTGTAGTGGGGACCGCCGCAGCACTGGACCGGGGGCACCACCACTTCGCAACCCAGGTGCTGCAGGTAGAGGATAGTCGCTGCGGCGATGTCGCTGAAAAAGTTATCGGTGGCACAGCCTAAGAAATACCCGATCTTAAACTTAGGCTGCTCTACCTTTTTCAACAGCTCCGGCAGCCGGCTGCGGGCGCTTTTTGGCAAATCGACCGGGAGATAGCTTTCCAAGCGACCGAGGTTCTCAAAAAGGCTGGTGATGCGGGTGTTTCTTACCAGCCAGCGCATGCCGCTTTTGTTGTAAAAGCGGGCCAGGCTCATTACTTTCGGCAGCCGCCGGCGCCGGGACAGGACGCCGCGGTACAAGGCCTTGTGCAGGAACTTCAGACCGTTGGCCCGGTTCAGTTTCTCCCGGGCTTTGATCACCAGCTCATCCGTAGGTACGGTGGAAGGGCAGTTGACCACACAGGCCTTGCACAACAGGCAGCTTCGCAGCAATTGATCCAGTTCAGGGTCGTCACCCCAATCCTGGGCATTTTCCTGGATTAACCGGATCAAGCGAATTCTACCCCGGGCGAGTAAACCTTCGTTCTTGGTGTAGTAATAAGTAGGGCAAATGTTTTGGCAAAAGCCGCACCTGTTGCAGCGCCGTATTTGCTGCAGGAATTCTTGCTCAGTCAAGGTCTTCACCTCCAAGCCATGGGTGGCAGGGGAACATAATCCGGTCCGGGTCTAAGGCAGCTTTCAGTTTTTGATATAACGGGTCTACTGGAGGCTTAACCCAGCTGTAGCTTAAGGCGTAGTCCCCGCCCAGCGTCACCAACTGCTGCCGGAGCTGCTGTCGCTCTTCTGCCGGTGGGCTGATGATGACCTCGCCTAGGCCCAGATCGATGTCGCAGAAGTAGTTTTGATCTGGTTTAACCACTTGGCTTAACATGCCTGCCAGGTTCCAGATTTGTTTCTTGCCGCATCTGATGGTGAGGAGTTTTTGCCGGTCCGGCACGGTTTGCTCGTAGTACTGCCGCCAGAAATCGCGGCAGTCATCAAATACCTGCTGTTCATAGGGGGCGCAGAGTTTTTGTAGTGCCGCCAGGTGCCCGGTCACCGTCTCTTGAAAGCCGCCTAAGTTGATGACGAGCTGCCAGGCTCCGCCGGGTGCGGCAGCCTTAAATATCCTTAAAGCTGTGATGCTGCTTCGGGCCCCTCTGATTTCCCGGGCCAGCCGGTAGGCTTCCTCTACCCCAGGCAAGCCGTGCACTAACAGGGCGGAGCGCTTTTCCAACTGGGGTCTCAGTTTAAAGGTGATGGAGGTGATAATCCCCAGGGTGCCCCAGCTCCGGGCGAACAGCCGGGTGAAATCGTAGCCGCTCACGTTCTTGACGGTTTTGCCCCCTGTCATTACCCGGGTGCCATAGGGGGTGATGAATTCCAAACCCAAGATATGGTTTTGGATGGTGTCGTAGGCATAACTTTCATAGCCGGCGGCGTCTTCAGCTACCAGGCCGCCTAGGGTACGGTGACCGTGGCTTTCGACGGTTATGGGCAGGAAAAGATTATGTTCTCTCACAGCCCGGTCCAGTTCCGCCAGGGTCATGCCCGCTTGAACCTTCACGGAAAGGTTATTCACGTCCAGGTCCTCTATGGCGTTGAGTTTCAGGGTGGAAACCAATTTCACCGGCTGTCCGGTGGGTGCGATCAGCTGTTCCACCAGGTGTCCTTTGCCGCAGGGGATAACCCCAAATTTTACTGACCGGGCGTCACGGATGATCTGGCAGATGGCTTCCGGTGATTCAGGATAGAGCTTTTCATAAGTGTCCATTGTTACCATCCCTTTCCCGTTTAGAGGTCCAGTATTTTACCCTTGTTGAAGTAGAGGGTCGGATCCAGGGCCTTCTTCACAATGGCCATGAATTCCAGGTCTGCCGGGCTGAAAGCGTGCTGCATATACGGCAGTTTCTCCAAACCGATACCGTGCTCCCCGGTCAGGGTGCCTTCTAACGCTAGGGTTTTCATGAAGATTTCCCGGCTGGCTTCTTCCACCCGGTGATATTCTTCCGGATCATCGGGGCTGTAAAGCAAGTGGGGGTGCAGATTCCCGTCACCGGCGTGGGCC is a window from the Clostridia bacterium genome containing:
- a CDS encoding (Fe-S)-binding protein, with translation MTEQEFLQQIRRCNRCGFCQNICPTYYYTKNEGLLARGRIRLIRLIQENAQDWGDDPELDQLLRSCLLCKACVVNCPSTVPTDELVIKAREKLNRANGLKFLHKALYRGVLSRRRRLPKVMSLARFYNKSGMRWLVRNTRITSLFENLGRLESYLPVDLPKSARSRLPELLKKVEQPKFKIGYFLGCATDNFFSDIAAATILYLQHLGCEVVVPPVQCCGGPHYSAGDLEEAQRLARANVTYFIQENCDYIVSDCATCTSTLKEYARFFGPEEQEQVQSFTAKVLDLNQFIARYLPLPELKPVNKRVTFHDPCHLVRGLGIKEEPRKILQSIPGLTFVEMKQADWCCGGAGSYFLTQGEMSKQILQGKIDNFIETGAEVLATACPACTMQLSAGLQQRGIKAQVRHPVQLLAASAGIM
- a CDS encoding carboxymuconolactone decarboxylase family protein; the protein is MDRHGEVYDAYENYGKILHDSGPLDEKTRWLIKVAVSTACQYQYALRTHIIKAVKAGCTREEIEHAIMLVAPTAGFPKSMEGMLILRQEMGEETGPDKSPVN
- a CDS encoding FAD-binding oxidoreductase → MDTYEKLYPESPEAICQIIRDARSVKFGVIPCGKGHLVEQLIAPTGQPVKLVSTLKLNAIEDLDVNNLSVKVQAGMTLAELDRAVREHNLFLPITVESHGHRTLGGLVAEDAAGYESYAYDTIQNHILGLEFITPYGTRVMTGGKTVKNVSGYDFTRLFARSWGTLGIITSITFKLRPQLEKRSALLVHGLPGVEEAYRLAREIRGARSSITALRIFKAAAPGGAWQLVINLGGFQETVTGHLAALQKLCAPYEQQVFDDCRDFWRQYYEQTVPDRQKLLTIRCGKKQIWNLAGMLSQVVKPDQNYFCDIDLGLGEVIISPPAEERQQLRQQLVTLGGDYALSYSWVKPPVDPLYQKLKAALDPDRIMFPCHPWLGGEDLD
- a CDS encoding DUF2088 domain-containing protein yields the protein MSLFPTMVRIRLDFEAPVIENVAGELLNQLSGAELRVQPGARIGIAVGSRGIANISLMVKTLVDFLRQKGAEPLVIPAMGSHGGATAEGQKEVLASYGITEAYIQAPIASSMETVCLGHVRHDIPVYFDRIAASLDGIILLNRVKPHTDFHATYESGLVKQMVIGLGNHQGAQLVHSYGLMGLEELIPEMGALILNKAPILGGVAVLENAKDQTAVIKFLTSEQMLPEEPGLLQMARRLMPRLPVSDMDLLVVQEMGKNISGVGMDPNITGRMGIRLNRQPEHPTIRRIVCLDLTPESHGNALGVGLADVIPARLADKIDYQVTYANVITSTFLERGFVPIVQPSDQAAMEVALRCAGRKVSAENARIVQIKNTLELSEMFISKPLIDDIDPNCAWEQLEEFNYSFSPEGELLNRIGTGA